In a genomic window of Muntiacus reevesi chromosome 1, mMunRee1.1, whole genome shotgun sequence:
- the ONECUT3 gene encoding one cut domain family member 3, which translates to MELSLESLGGLHGVAHAQAGELLSPSHARSAAAQHRGLVAPGRPGLVAGMASLLDGGGGGSGGGAGGAGGSSGAGGGADFRGELAGPLHPAMGMACEAPGLGGTYTTLTPLQHLPPLAAVADKFHQHAAAAAVAGAHGGHPHSHPHPAAAPPPPPPPQRLAASVSGSFTLMRDERAALASVGHLYGPYGKELPAMGSPLSPLPNALPPALHGAPQPPPPPPPPPLAAYGAPGHLAGDKLLPPAAFEPHAALLGRAEDALARGLSGGGGSGSGAGGGSTAGLLAPLGGLAAAGAHGSHAGGGGPAAGGGGPGAGAAAEEINTKEVAQRITAELKRYSIPQAIFAQRILCRSQGTLSDLLRNPKPWSKLKSGRETFRRMWKWLQEPEFQRMSALRLAACKRKEQEQQKERALQPKKQRLVFTDLQRRTLIAIFKENKRPSKEMQVTISQQLGLELNTVSNFFMNARRRCMNRWAEEPGAAPGGPAGAAATFTKA; encoded by the exons ATGGAGCTGAGCCTGGAGAGCCTGGGGGGCCTGCACGGCGTGGCCCACGCGCAGGCGGGCGAGCTGCTAAGCCCGAGCCACGCGCGCTCGGCAGCGGCTCAGCACCGCGGCCTGGTGGCACCGGGGCGCCCCGGCCTAGTGGCCGGCATGGCGAGCCTGCtggacggcggcggcggcggcagcggtggGGGCGCCGGGGGCGCGGGCGGCTCGagcggcgcgggcggcggcgcTGACTTCCGCGGGGAGCTGGCGGGCCCACTGCACCCGGCCATGGGTATGGCCTGCGAGGCTCCGGGCCTGGGCGGCACCTACACGACGCTCACGCCGCTGCAGCACCTGCCCCCGCTCGCAGCCGTGGCGGACAAGTTCCACCAGCATGCGGCGGCCGCAGCCGTAGCCGGAGCGCACGGCGGCCATCCCCATTCGCACCCGCACCCCGCCGccgcgccgcccccgccgcccccgccgcagcGCCTGGCGGCCAGCGTGAGCGGCAGCTTCACCCTCATGCGCGACGAGCGCGCGGCGCTCGCCTCCGTGGGCCACCTCTACGGGCCCTACGGCAAGGAGCTGCCCGCCATGGGGTCGCCGCTGTCGCCGCTGCCCAATGCACTGCCGCCCGCGCTGCACGGCGCCCCgcagcccccgccgccgccgccacccccGCCGCTGGCCGCCTACGGCGCGCCGGGCCACCTGGCCGGGGACAAGCTGCTGCCGCCCGCCGCCTTCGAGCCGCACGCCGCGCTGCTGGGTCGCGCGGAGGACGCGCTGGCCCGCGGGCTGTCCGGaggcggcggcagcggcagcgGCGCAGGCGGCGGGAGCACCGCGGGGCTGCTGGCGCCGCTGGGCGGGCTGGCGGCGGCTGGAGCGCACGGGTCTCacgcgggcggcggcggcccggCCGCGGGCGGCGGTGGCCCCGGGGCGGGCGCGGCGGCGGAGGAGATCAACACCAAGGAGGTGGCGCAGCGCATCACCGCGGAGCTGAAGCGCTACAGCATCCCGCAGGCCATCTTCGCGCAGCGCATCCTGTGCCGCTCGCAGGGCACGCTCTCCGACCTGCTGCGCAACCCCAAGCCCTGGAGCAAGCTCAAATCGGGCCGTGAGACCTTCCGCAGGATGTGGAAGTGGCTGCAGGAGCCCGAGTTCCAGCGCATGTCGGCGCTGCGCCTGGCAG CCTGCAAGCGGAAGGAGCAGGAGCAGCAGAAAGAGCGCGCGCTGCAGCCCAAAAAGCAGCGCCTGGTGTTCACCGACCTGCAGCGGCGCACTCTCATCGCCATCTTCAAGGAGAACAAGCGGCCCTCTAAGGAGATGCAGGTCACCATCTCGCAGCAGCTCGGCCTGGAGCTCAACACCGTCAGCAATTTCTTCATGAACGCGCGGCGCCGCTGCATGAACCGCTGGGCCGAGGAGCCCGGAGCTGCCCCCGGGGGCCCCGCCGGCGCTGCCGCCACCTTCACCAAGGCCTGA